One window from the genome of Leptospira johnsonii encodes:
- a CDS encoding toxin-antitoxin system YwqK family antitoxin, producing MKFYLLAICFLLVACDPVRVASIDPSITRNGRVVFYRGEKFYGLLESKAEELGIVRVTSYKNGLPDGKETDVHSNGQVLAEREFSEGKKVGTHLGWFPDGKKRFHNEYLEGQFHGPQWEWRNSGTLYSYAKFDHGKVIGKKMWRENGQIYMNFVIHQGRAYGMTGGKLCSQIRGDEDGNTILF from the coding sequence TTGAAGTTCTATTTACTCGCGATCTGTTTTCTTCTAGTCGCTTGCGATCCGGTTCGGGTCGCAAGTATTGATCCTTCTATCACTCGAAATGGAAGAGTCGTTTTTTATAGAGGAGAGAAGTTTTACGGACTTTTGGAATCTAAGGCAGAAGAATTGGGAATTGTCCGTGTGACTTCCTATAAGAACGGTTTACCTGATGGAAAAGAGACGGATGTACATTCCAACGGACAAGTTTTGGCAGAAAGAGAATTTTCTGAAGGGAAGAAAGTTGGAACTCATCTAGGTTGGTTCCCCGACGGTAAAAAACGTTTTCATAATGAATACTTGGAAGGGCAGTTCCATGGACCCCAATGGGAATGGAGAAACTCCGGCACATTGTATTCTTATGCAAAATTCGATCATGGAAAAGTGATTGGTAAGAAGATGTGGAGAGAGAACGGGCAGATCTATATGAACTTTGTGATCCACCAGGGACGTGCATATGGAATGACAGGTGGGAAATTATGCAGCCAGATCCGAGGAGATGAAGATGGGAATACGATCCTATTCTAG
- a CDS encoding TAT-variant-translocated molybdopterin oxidoreductase gives MDKKNFQKEKKAHWLSLELKDNEKETKDLARSEFFTSPDPVIARIKSGEFDRKTFLKLMGAGVAMTSLNCVRKPVEKIVPYVDLKTDEGTFDFVKHGQSYYYATVFNGTGYLVRSKDGRPLKLEGNEDHPVSQGALGASGQAAIFDLYDPDRAQGPAAISGGKVENIQWAALDSKVQEALSKNKGNTVIVTRPLDSPSTKAIIADFLKAVGGGQHLEISITSPEDAISKAQAASYGKALVPNYNFELANTILSIDCDFMGGWLSPEEHQKDFAKRRNLRDGAKDLNYFIAAESVPTMSGSNADLRLPIRPGDQSKLALAIAAGLGELGANTKDVTGASTVESLAGELGVSAEGIRKTAKALWTNKGRSLVVAGGLAASTKEAVDLQILVNFLNSTLDNDGKTVDYASPKKEGLVDYSGNLNKLTEALKQTKVGVLFLYDTNLVYQAGESWKDLLHRAALTVSIADRADETALASNYLASTTHFLESWGDSEGTKGIFSIQQPAIRPLFNTRSFEDSLIAFAGGSLSGEKSFYEYVKNSWTKKLGSKQKWEDLLRVGTTVRAKDRRKTASATRGFNKGALKKPASYPAGIRLALYETSSIGDGRAANNSLLQELPDPVTKVTWDNYVVISPALAKEKGIQSNDVVSVKTTKGSIELPAQVQPGVHKDTIGIAVGYGRTAAGKVGNEVGKNAYVLAEDGVFSGISVTSLEKTGKTYKLACTQHHHVLSPGFGYEDRPLVQSTSLEEWKKNPASGVKESEIPKIKKDGKMVYAAGANPVHEYPGYKWGMAIDLTACTGCGSCVIACQVENNIPVVGRDEVRVGREMHWLRIDRYYIGDPEKPEDLQIAHQPMLCQQCDNAPCETVCPVMATVHSSEGINDMVYNRCVGTRYCSNNCPYKVRRYNWAQHWYNETGAEKGSRTPRYLGLNPDVTVRGRGVMEKCNFCSSRIAEKKIQAKNEGRTLKDGELKTACQQSCAADAISFGNTNDKSSTVSKLSSDPRSFRVLEYLNVGPQVAYLTRVRA, from the coding sequence ATGGATAAAAAGAATTTCCAGAAAGAAAAGAAAGCTCACTGGCTCTCCCTCGAACTGAAAGATAACGAAAAAGAAACGAAGGATCTAGCGCGCTCTGAATTTTTCACTTCTCCGGATCCAGTCATCGCAAGGATTAAGTCCGGTGAGTTCGATCGTAAGACCTTCCTTAAATTGATGGGCGCGGGAGTCGCTATGACTTCCTTAAACTGCGTTCGCAAGCCTGTCGAAAAAATCGTTCCATATGTGGATCTGAAAACCGACGAAGGTACTTTCGATTTCGTAAAACACGGACAATCTTACTACTACGCAACCGTATTCAACGGAACCGGTTACTTAGTAAGATCTAAAGACGGTCGTCCTCTAAAATTAGAAGGAAACGAAGATCACCCTGTTTCTCAAGGTGCCCTTGGTGCTTCCGGCCAGGCTGCTATCTTTGATCTATATGATCCAGACAGAGCACAAGGTCCTGCTGCAATTTCCGGCGGAAAAGTGGAGAATATCCAATGGGCCGCTTTGGATTCTAAAGTGCAGGAAGCTCTTTCTAAGAATAAAGGTAATACTGTAATCGTAACTAGACCTCTTGATTCTCCTTCCACCAAAGCGATCATCGCTGACTTCTTAAAAGCAGTCGGTGGAGGACAACATTTAGAGATCTCTATCACTTCTCCAGAAGACGCAATCTCCAAAGCTCAAGCTGCTTCCTACGGAAAGGCGCTTGTTCCTAACTATAATTTCGAATTGGCGAACACGATTCTGTCCATCGATTGCGATTTTATGGGTGGATGGTTGTCTCCTGAGGAACACCAAAAGGATTTTGCAAAACGCAGAAATCTAAGAGATGGTGCAAAAGATCTTAACTATTTCATCGCTGCTGAATCCGTTCCGACTATGTCCGGATCTAACGCGGATCTTAGACTTCCGATTCGTCCTGGCGACCAGTCCAAACTGGCACTTGCAATTGCTGCAGGTTTGGGAGAATTGGGAGCAAACACCAAGGACGTTACCGGAGCTTCTACTGTAGAAAGTCTCGCGGGAGAACTTGGCGTTAGCGCAGAAGGTATCCGCAAAACTGCAAAAGCACTTTGGACAAACAAGGGAAGATCTCTTGTGGTTGCTGGTGGTCTAGCTGCTTCTACCAAAGAAGCTGTAGATCTTCAGATCCTAGTAAACTTCTTAAACTCTACTTTAGACAACGACGGTAAGACTGTTGATTACGCTTCTCCTAAAAAAGAAGGTTTGGTGGATTATTCAGGTAACCTAAACAAACTTACTGAAGCATTAAAACAAACTAAAGTAGGAGTTCTATTCCTTTACGATACCAACTTGGTTTACCAAGCGGGAGAATCTTGGAAGGACCTTCTTCATAGAGCTGCTTTGACCGTAAGTATTGCAGACAGAGCGGATGAGACTGCACTTGCTTCCAACTATCTGGCTTCCACTACTCATTTCTTAGAGTCTTGGGGAGATTCAGAAGGAACTAAGGGAATATTCTCCATCCAACAGCCTGCGATCCGTCCTTTATTCAACACTCGTTCTTTCGAGGATAGCTTGATCGCTTTTGCAGGCGGATCTCTAAGCGGAGAAAAATCATTTTACGAATACGTAAAGAACTCTTGGACTAAAAAACTTGGTTCCAAACAGAAATGGGAAGATCTTCTCAGAGTAGGAACTACTGTAAGAGCTAAGGACCGCAGAAAAACTGCAAGTGCTACTCGTGGCTTCAACAAAGGAGCCCTGAAAAAACCTGCAAGTTATCCTGCTGGGATCCGTCTGGCTCTTTATGAGACAAGCTCCATCGGAGACGGTAGAGCGGCTAATAACTCTCTATTACAAGAGCTTCCGGATCCTGTTACTAAGGTTACTTGGGACAACTACGTAGTTATTTCTCCTGCATTAGCAAAAGAAAAAGGAATCCAATCCAACGATGTAGTTTCCGTAAAAACCACGAAAGGTTCTATCGAACTTCCTGCTCAGGTTCAACCTGGAGTGCATAAGGATACGATCGGGATCGCGGTTGGTTACGGAAGAACTGCTGCAGGTAAAGTAGGGAACGAAGTAGGTAAGAACGCTTATGTTCTGGCAGAAGATGGAGTCTTCTCTGGAATTTCCGTAACATCTCTCGAGAAGACCGGAAAAACCTACAAGCTTGCTTGCACCCAGCACCACCACGTATTATCTCCAGGTTTCGGATACGAAGATCGTCCTTTGGTCCAATCTACTTCTTTGGAAGAATGGAAAAAGAATCCAGCTTCCGGAGTTAAAGAATCCGAAATCCCTAAAATCAAAAAAGACGGTAAGATGGTCTATGCAGCCGGAGCAAACCCGGTTCATGAATACCCTGGTTACAAATGGGGTATGGCTATCGATTTGACTGCTTGTACCGGTTGCGGTTCTTGCGTCATCGCTTGCCAAGTAGAGAACAATATTCCGGTAGTAGGAAGAGACGAAGTAAGAGTGGGTCGCGAGATGCATTGGCTTCGTATCGACCGTTACTATATCGGTGATCCTGAAAAACCGGAAGATCTACAGATCGCTCACCAGCCTATGCTATGCCAACAGTGCGATAACGCTCCTTGCGAGACTGTTTGTCCTGTTATGGCTACCGTTCATAGTTCTGAAGGGATCAACGACATGGTTTATAACCGTTGCGTTGGAACTCGTTACTGTTCTAACAACTGTCCTTACAAAGTTCGTCGTTATAACTGGGCTCAACACTGGTATAACGAGACTGGAGCTGAAAAAGGATCCAGAACTCCTAGATATCTTGGACTCAATCCAGATGTTACGGTTCGTGGAAGAGGGGTTATGGAAAAATGTAACTTCTGTTCTTCTCGTATCGCAGAGAAAAAGATCCAGGCCAAAAACGAAGGTCGTACGTTGAAAGACGGAGAACTGAAGACTGCCTGCCAACAAAGTTGTGCGGCCGATGCAATCAGTTTCGGAAACACGAACGATAAGAGTTCTACGGTATCCAAACTCAGTTCGGATCCTAGATCTTTCAGAGTTCTTGAGTATTTAAATGTCGGTCCCCAGGTCGCATATCTGACCAGGGTAAGAGCTTAA
- a CDS encoding helix-turn-helix domain-containing protein yields the protein MVPAIPIISFTICVFSAFLIFTKRPRYPFDSIYSVFTIFLAAPHLGHLLVHRFEWGPEFLDFTILFPYTYGPLLLLYIRNLTMEGKSFRRSDLLHFAPFIILQFILLTRFFFFQTPEEEFYPHDWHRPSRGFHPNGGLLVTSMLVYSVWTFLLLNRHRKNIVNHFSNIDSIKDLRWMYWSLVLFVISTCVHFLLEGLLFTDLPPEAYEPRLVRGAAVLAFSVFFCWFGVRQTVVYTHRELHAFQFQQKGPKEDEEVEEERKKYEKSGLREDMIPEYLSKIRNYMESEKPYKDSEFSIDLLSENTEVPRFYITQILSETLETNFYNFVNEYRIKDIISALENISEERPNFLRLALEYGFNSKSTFNTSFKKVTGKTPTQYLEEISEVSSA from the coding sequence ATGGTTCCTGCGATCCCGATCATCTCGTTTACAATCTGCGTTTTTTCCGCATTTCTGATCTTTACTAAACGGCCAAGATATCCTTTCGATTCTATTTATTCCGTGTTTACGATCTTTCTTGCGGCACCTCATCTAGGACATTTACTTGTTCACAGATTCGAATGGGGGCCTGAGTTTTTAGATTTTACTATTCTATTTCCTTATACCTATGGTCCGTTATTATTATTGTATATTCGAAATTTGACGATGGAAGGTAAAAGTTTTAGAAGATCGGACCTTCTTCATTTTGCTCCTTTTATTATCTTACAATTTATTCTTTTGACTAGGTTTTTCTTCTTCCAAACTCCTGAAGAAGAATTTTATCCTCACGATTGGCATAGGCCGAGTAGGGGATTTCATCCAAACGGCGGATTATTAGTTACTTCCATGCTAGTGTATTCCGTTTGGACATTTCTACTTTTGAACAGACATAGGAAGAATATCGTAAATCATTTTTCTAATATCGACAGTATTAAGGATTTACGATGGATGTATTGGAGTTTAGTATTATTCGTAATTTCTACCTGTGTTCATTTTTTGTTAGAAGGTTTACTGTTTACGGATCTTCCTCCAGAAGCCTACGAACCAAGACTGGTTCGAGGAGCAGCAGTATTAGCGTTCTCCGTGTTTTTCTGTTGGTTCGGGGTTCGACAAACTGTGGTTTACACTCATAGAGAACTGCACGCGTTTCAGTTCCAACAAAAGGGTCCAAAAGAAGATGAGGAAGTGGAAGAAGAACGCAAAAAATACGAAAAGTCCGGATTGAGAGAGGATATGATTCCTGAGTATCTTTCTAAGATCCGGAATTATATGGAATCTGAAAAACCTTATAAAGATTCCGAATTTTCCATCGATCTACTTTCCGAAAATACGGAAGTTCCTAGATTCTATATCACACAAATCTTAAGCGAAACCTTAGAAACAAATTTCTATAATTTTGTGAACGAATATAGGATCAAAGATATCATTTCCGCTTTGGAAAATATTTCGGAAGAACGTCCTAATTTTCTGAGATTGGCCCTTGAGTATGGGTTCAATTCCAAGTCCACTTTTAATACTTCCTTTAAAAAAGTCACAGGAAAGACACCAACTCAGTATCTGGAAGAAATTTCCGAAGTAAGCTCTGCCTAA
- a CDS encoding cytochrome c3 family protein: MNKKALKLSVPLIAIAAVAYLIFSPSKYVGYSPDQPIPFNHKIHAGDNKIDCRYCHTGVETSAHATVPNTSTCMNCHSLVAKNSPDIKFLSESYSNKKPIEWVKIHDLPDHVQFNHSRHISRGVDCSQCHGNVAEMVKVKQVASLNMGYCINCHRENNAPTDCSTCHR, translated from the coding sequence ATGAATAAGAAAGCTTTGAAACTTTCGGTTCCGCTTATTGCTATTGCAGCAGTGGCTTACCTGATTTTTTCTCCCTCCAAATATGTAGGCTACTCTCCGGATCAGCCTATACCTTTTAACCACAAGATTCACGCAGGTGATAATAAGATAGACTGTCGTTATTGTCACACTGGTGTAGAAACAAGCGCGCACGCAACGGTTCCGAATACTTCTACTTGTATGAACTGTCACTCGCTTGTTGCAAAGAACAGCCCAGATATTAAATTTTTGAGCGAAAGTTACTCGAACAAGAAGCCGATCGAGTGGGTGAAAATCCACGACTTGCCGGATCACGTTCAGTTCAATCACTCTCGCCATATCTCAAGAGGCGTGGATTGTTCTCAATGCCATGGCAATGTAGCTGAAATGGTCAAGGTCAAGCAGGTAGCATCCCTGAATATGGGATACTGTATCAACTGCCACCGGGAGAACAATGCTCCTACCGACTGTTCCACCTGTCACAGATAA
- a CDS encoding endonuclease/exonuclease/phosphatase family protein — protein sequence MMHCALIRFLGIPFAFLITISIIAKGPIKKLKVTSFNSYFLYDEIGDSHKFPKDRKHRTEEDFSKIKKIILHNHPDVIGFQEIENETALHHIIINEYDCKATVTPGYSQELGLCWKKELGSPIIRELEQLSLRPGLRKGLLAEFNFDGKKVSVIVVHLKAGHSPKDKKERKEQILALKEILPSLGKFVLLGDFNEVLERRVDLWKILQRNLKLKIANYKQKSDCWQHNDGFIDYLITNMEWQQGSFVQTKFETDDGNFDGNPSAEKGLSDHCPVSADLLLER from the coding sequence ATGATGCACTGCGCACTGATCCGATTTCTGGGAATTCCCTTCGCTTTCCTAATAACAATCTCCATTATCGCGAAAGGTCCTATAAAAAAACTCAAAGTAACAAGCTTCAATTCGTACTTTTTATATGATGAGATTGGAGACTCTCATAAATTTCCGAAAGATAGAAAACATAGAACGGAAGAAGATTTTTCTAAGATCAAAAAGATAATTCTCCATAATCATCCGGACGTAATCGGATTCCAAGAAATTGAAAACGAAACGGCACTTCATCATATTATAATAAATGAATATGATTGCAAGGCAACGGTTACTCCGGGCTATTCCCAAGAATTAGGGCTTTGCTGGAAAAAGGAACTGGGTAGCCCGATTATCAGAGAATTGGAACAACTTTCTCTTCGCCCAGGACTCAGAAAAGGGTTACTTGCAGAGTTCAATTTCGACGGTAAGAAAGTTTCCGTAATAGTAGTTCATTTAAAAGCAGGCCATTCTCCCAAAGATAAGAAGGAAAGAAAGGAACAGATACTTGCGCTGAAGGAAATCCTACCGTCCCTAGGCAAATTTGTTCTATTAGGAGATTTTAATGAGGTTTTGGAAAGAAGAGTAGATCTCTGGAAAATCCTACAAAGAAATCTAAAACTTAAGATTGCGAATTATAAACAAAAATCAGACTGCTGGCAGCATAACGACGGCTTTATCGATTATCTGATCACGAATATGGAATGGCAACAGGGAAGTTTTGTCCAAACCAAGTTTGAGACCGACGATGGTAATTTTGATGGAAATCCAAGTGCGGAAAAAGGCCTTTCTGACCATTGCCCGGTGAGTGCGGACCTACTATTAGAGAGATGA
- a CDS encoding SCO family protein: MGIRSYSRILFCSLVLISILVGCSKDPKEEYSEEITDFSLPQKDKLPLYYGKDLQPVWERKDSHKPREISKFIMKDQENQDVSEGSCKGKITVVSFFFTKCAGICPTITNNLSLVQKQFEADPSIQILSFSATPNLDSPQVLKEYGSKRKIHYEKWKLLTGDQKEIYALARDSFNADTAIPKEDAKKKLTENDFLHSDHVYLLDSQLRLRGIYNGKMRSSIQELNSDIEVLKREL; encoded by the coding sequence ATGGGAATACGATCCTATTCTAGAATTTTATTCTGTAGTTTGGTTTTGATCTCTATTTTGGTTGGTTGTTCCAAAGATCCAAAAGAAGAATACTCTGAAGAGATTACAGACTTCTCCCTGCCCCAGAAAGACAAACTTCCGTTGTATTATGGAAAGGATCTACAGCCGGTTTGGGAGAGAAAAGACTCGCATAAGCCCAGGGAAATTTCTAAATTTATAATGAAAGATCAGGAGAATCAAGATGTCTCGGAAGGCTCCTGTAAGGGAAAGATTACTGTGGTTTCCTTCTTCTTTACTAAATGTGCCGGGATCTGTCCTACGATCACAAACAATTTGAGTTTGGTGCAGAAGCAATTCGAGGCTGATCCCAGTATCCAAATTTTGTCCTTCTCCGCTACGCCCAATCTAGATTCTCCTCAGGTCCTAAAAGAATATGGATCCAAACGAAAGATCCATTATGAAAAATGGAAACTTCTAACCGGAGATCAAAAGGAGATTTATGCCTTGGCCAGAGATTCCTTTAATGCAGACACAGCTATCCCGAAAGAAGACGCCAAAAAGAAACTGACTGAAAATGATTTCCTTCATTCAGATCATGTATATCTTTTAGATTCTCAACTTAGATTACGTGGGATTTATAACGGCAAGATGAGATCTTCTATCCAAGAATTGAATTCAGATATAGAAGTTTTGAAACGAGAACTTTGA
- a CDS encoding YHYH protein, giving the protein MLRLRCILLTAIAAFVWNCDSSGGSDLSSAAVLLAASQCTPTTTTTMPTTLTDNSSCPAAVNNATDDLGFGGPTCVTSIAAEAPCWMKTSFHCVTVTVSGSNYVITTNDKPPHKSAYYSVASGYNEAMDTAGGFHTNPNTIISQNITMTIPTTPTVTDCTQSNAGTDSVGITTLGVVIFNNQAAPGDSFATEYYTMDQSQGHPQNTGKYHYHTEPYKITNDDDSMVGIMLDGFPIYGKKNQSGSYPTLDSTTHTTSCTPTEFPDGTYCYHVENNTGLNGYIIGSYFKGTPGSVD; this is encoded by the coding sequence ATGCTTCGATTACGATGTATTCTATTGACTGCCATCGCAGCTTTTGTTTGGAACTGCGATAGTTCCGGAGGAAGCGACCTGTCTTCGGCCGCGGTTTTATTAGCCGCTTCTCAATGTACACCTACAACCACCACTACAATGCCTACCACCCTTACGGACAATTCCTCCTGTCCTGCAGCAGTGAACAATGCAACCGATGACCTAGGTTTTGGAGGTCCTACCTGCGTAACTAGTATCGCTGCAGAGGCACCTTGCTGGATGAAAACCAGTTTTCATTGTGTAACCGTAACGGTCTCCGGTTCTAATTATGTGATCACTACCAACGATAAGCCGCCTCATAAAAGTGCATATTATTCAGTGGCTTCTGGATATAATGAGGCGATGGACACTGCTGGAGGTTTCCATACAAATCCGAATACCATTATATCTCAGAATATCACCATGACGATCCCGACTACCCCTACCGTTACGGATTGTACCCAATCCAATGCAGGAACAGATTCTGTAGGAATTACAACATTAGGCGTTGTGATCTTTAATAACCAGGCAGCTCCTGGAGATTCTTTTGCTACAGAATATTACACGATGGACCAATCCCAAGGGCACCCTCAGAATACTGGAAAATATCATTATCATACAGAACCTTACAAGATCACTAACGACGATGATAGCATGGTAGGGATCATGTTGGATGGTTTTCCAATCTATGGAAAGAAAAACCAATCTGGTTCTTATCCTACATTGGATTCAACCACTCACACAACTTCTTGTACTCCAACTGAGTTTCCGGATGGAACGTATTGTTATCACGTAGAAAACAATACAGGTTTGAACGGATACATTATTGGAAGTTACTTCAAGGGAACTCCAGGTTCCGTAGACTAA
- the nrfD gene encoding NrfD/PsrC family molybdoenzyme membrane anchor subunit, with protein sequence MPNAIKEALDIQPLVTGGKSVRDVTEDILKPVEAFPTSLWWKAFILALTITVIDLGIIGYLVYEGLYILGINNPVGWGFFIVNFVFWIGIGHAGTLISAVLYLFRQEWRTGINRAAEAMTIFAVLTAASTLIIHIGRPWMGFWLFPYPNERGPLWVNFRSPLIWDTFAVSTYLSISLVFWYIGLIPDIAAVRDRATTPLRRKVYDILSFGWVGSNKAWSHLETVAMILAALSTPLVLSVHTIVSFDFAVSIVPGWHTTIFPPYFVAGAIFSGFAMVVTLMVIAREVFQLKDYITMKHLENMNKVIMVTGLIVGLAYSTEFFMAWYSGNEYEGFTFVNRAFGPYGWAYFIMFSCNVFAPQVFWSKKLRNSIPVMFIVSIIVNIGMWFERFVIVMTLHADFLPSSWDKYIPTVYDFMMLLGTFGIFFTMFLLFCRLLPVIAIAEVKTVMPHKDGGHH encoded by the coding sequence ATACCTAACGCAATCAAAGAAGCCCTGGATATCCAACCCTTAGTCACTGGCGGTAAATCCGTCCGTGACGTTACGGAGGATATCCTCAAGCCGGTAGAAGCTTTCCCCACTTCCTTGTGGTGGAAGGCTTTCATTCTGGCTCTTACCATTACCGTAATCGATTTAGGTATCATCGGATACTTGGTATACGAAGGTCTTTACATCCTCGGGATCAACAATCCTGTTGGTTGGGGATTCTTTATCGTAAACTTCGTATTCTGGATCGGTATCGGTCACGCTGGAACTCTGATCTCTGCGGTTCTTTATCTGTTCCGCCAAGAGTGGAGAACTGGTATTAACCGTGCCGCAGAAGCGATGACCATCTTTGCGGTATTAACTGCTGCATCTACTTTGATCATCCACATAGGACGTCCTTGGATGGGATTCTGGTTATTCCCTTATCCGAATGAAAGAGGACCTCTTTGGGTGAACTTCAGATCTCCTCTGATCTGGGATACTTTCGCGGTTTCCACTTACTTGAGTATCTCTCTTGTTTTCTGGTATATCGGTTTGATCCCGGATATCGCAGCTGTGAGAGATAGAGCGACTACCCCTCTTCGTAGAAAGGTATATGATATTCTTTCCTTCGGATGGGTCGGATCCAATAAAGCATGGTCTCACTTAGAGACTGTTGCGATGATCCTCGCTGCATTGTCTACACCTCTGGTTCTTTCGGTGCATACGATCGTATCCTTCGACTTCGCGGTTTCCATCGTTCCTGGATGGCACACTACGATCTTCCCTCCTTACTTCGTTGCCGGTGCGATCTTCTCCGGATTTGCGATGGTAGTCACCTTAATGGTAATTGCAAGGGAAGTCTTCCAACTGAAAGATTATATCACCATGAAACACTTGGAAAACATGAACAAGGTGATCATGGTTACCGGTTTGATCGTTGGTCTTGCTTACTCCACTGAGTTTTTCATGGCTTGGTATTCCGGAAACGAATACGAAGGATTTACCTTCGTAAACAGAGCGTTCGGACCTTACGGATGGGCATACTTCATCATGTTCAGCTGTAACGTGTTTGCGCCTCAGGTGTTCTGGTCTAAAAAACTTAGAAACAGCATCCCTGTGATGTTCATCGTTTCCATCATCGTAAACATCGGTATGTGGTTCGAACGTTTCGTGATCGTAATGACATTACACGCGGACTTCTTGCCATCCAGCTGGGATAAATACATTCCAACGGTTTACGACTTCATGATGTTACTCGGAACCTTCGGTATCTTCTTCACTATGTTCCTTCTGTTCTGTAGATTACTTCCGGTAATCGCGATCGCAGAAGTGAAAACAGTAATGCCTCATAAAGATGGAGGTCATCATTAA
- a CDS encoding lysophospholipid acyltransferase family protein → MVRYIIPYIFLYLFYLPFRILPYRACLVYGRFLVRLLYPLAKKHRKIAYDNISYAFPEYSEEKKKELVWKSFLHIGDLLAGTLFAPRLSRKWMDKYLVYDAESLAIEQKTIQDGVGVVLISGHFGTWEILVQFMGIRMKGGGIYKKVRNPYVDRLIHKLRSKNGIKLVSTEESSQVTKMLKQGYWVGFGSDQNAGKVGIFVDFFNRKASTYQGPALMAYLTGAKMLLYSVLCGEKGKVMVRVKDLGFVDKSAFSDREAAIRHYTEVWTKALEEEVKLYPEQYFWVHRRWRTKPGDFPGQT, encoded by the coding sequence TTGGTTCGCTATATTATTCCTTATATCTTTTTATACTTATTTTATCTACCGTTCAGAATTCTACCTTATAGAGCCTGTTTAGTTTACGGAAGATTTTTGGTACGTCTTCTTTATCCACTCGCTAAAAAACATCGTAAGATAGCTTACGATAATATTTCTTATGCATTCCCTGAATATTCGGAAGAAAAGAAGAAGGAACTCGTATGGAAAAGTTTTCTTCATATAGGTGATCTTCTTGCGGGAACTTTATTCGCTCCTCGTTTAAGTCGTAAATGGATGGATAAGTATCTGGTTTATGATGCTGAGTCTCTAGCAATCGAACAAAAAACGATCCAAGATGGAGTAGGAGTTGTTCTGATCTCAGGACATTTTGGGACCTGGGAAATCCTTGTACAATTCATGGGGATCAGAATGAAGGGAGGAGGGATTTATAAAAAAGTCCGAAACCCTTACGTGGATAGACTCATTCATAAATTAAGAAGTAAGAATGGGATCAAATTAGTTTCCACAGAAGAATCCAGCCAAGTTACTAAAATGTTAAAACAAGGATACTGGGTGGGATTCGGTTCCGACCAAAATGCCGGTAAGGTCGGGATCTTTGTGGACTTCTTCAATCGTAAAGCTTCTACTTACCAAGGCCCTGCGTTGATGGCTTATTTGACCGGCGCAAAAATGTTACTCTATTCGGTTTTATGCGGAGAAAAAGGAAAGGTCATGGTCCGAGTTAAAGATCTTGGCTTCGTAGATAAATCCGCATTCTCGGATAGAGAAGCTGCGATCCGTCACTACACTGAAGTTTGGACGAAAGCTTTAGAAGAAGAAGTGAAACTGTATCCTGAGCAATATTTTTGGGTGCATAGAAGATGGAGGACCAAGCCAGGAGACTTTCCGGGTCAAACTTAG